In the genome of Granulibacter bethesdensis CGDNIH1, one region contains:
- a CDS encoding MFS transporter, which yields MAIRIHFISQVTVILVASIFGLGYSLSAALIALQLDEAGASSLSIGLNAAMHAVGVLITAMLLPRFSARFGMRCMLLLSLLATTIILILFPLMPWSWTWFPLRLGLGVATEILFVLSETWTNQLCDDTSRGKVMAFYMTAMSSGFAAGPLLLSATGTQGFAPWLAGGALSLLAAVLLMLGTTTPPPAPHNGHGGFLHYLRLAPVALFSTALNAGVEAAGMSFLPLYAMSAGWGENGATQLLSTLMLGAIALQLPIGWLADRMPREKLILHLALIAGIGALAWPWLISLGVIAYIALFVWGGVFVGIYTVTLTLIGSRFSGSDLVGLYAAAGLAWGVGALLGPSAVGAANILTAQGLPVVTAASCLIFAVFIRRYVYRPAS from the coding sequence TTGGCAATTAGGATCCACTTCATATCTCAAGTCACTGTTATCCTGGTAGCGAGCATTTTCGGCTTGGGATACAGCCTGAGCGCAGCTTTAATTGCCCTCCAGCTGGATGAGGCCGGGGCAAGTAGCCTGAGCATTGGTCTGAATGCTGCTATGCATGCCGTCGGTGTGCTGATCACTGCCATGCTTCTTCCTCGCTTCAGTGCCCGGTTCGGTATGCGCTGTATGCTGCTGCTTTCTCTTCTGGCGACGACGATTATTCTAATCCTGTTTCCGCTGATGCCATGGAGCTGGACTTGGTTCCCCCTCCGTCTGGGACTAGGGGTTGCAACCGAGATTCTGTTTGTCCTTTCCGAAACATGGACCAACCAGCTTTGCGACGATACCTCCCGCGGGAAGGTCATGGCTTTTTATATGACCGCCATGTCGAGCGGATTTGCAGCCGGTCCCCTGCTGTTGTCCGCTACCGGAACACAAGGCTTTGCGCCATGGCTGGCAGGAGGGGCATTGTCACTGCTGGCCGCGGTGCTCCTGATGCTTGGCACGACGACACCACCGCCCGCGCCACACAATGGACATGGTGGTTTTCTCCATTATCTCCGCCTTGCCCCCGTTGCCCTTTTCAGCACTGCCCTCAATGCAGGGGTGGAGGCCGCCGGGATGTCGTTCCTTCCTCTCTATGCCATGAGTGCCGGATGGGGCGAAAATGGCGCAACCCAGCTTTTATCGACACTGATGCTCGGCGCGATCGCGCTCCAGCTGCCGATCGGATGGCTTGCTGACCGGATGCCACGGGAGAAACTGATTCTTCATCTTGCCCTGATCGCCGGCATCGGTGCCCTTGCCTGGCCGTGGTTAATCAGCCTTGGTGTAATCGCCTATATCGCCCTGTTTGTATGGGGCGGAGTTTTCGTAGGTATTTACACCGTGACCCTGACCCTGATTGGCAGCCGATTCTCCGGCAGCGACCTGGTGGGGCTGTATGCGGCAGCGGGGCTCGCCTGGGGCGTGGGAGCACTGCTGGGACCATCGGCAGTCGGGGCCGCCAACATCCTGACAGCCCAAGGCCTTCCAGTCGTCACTGCGGCCTCCTGCCTGATTTTTGCCGTATTCATACGCCGTTATGTTTACCGACCGGCCTCGTGA
- a CDS encoding fimbria/pilus outer membrane usher protein, giving the protein MKEISKKKYNFMYWVNIMGLFILSFLIFTFSFNTIAFSADMQLLLDVIINGNKIQKIGEFVEKNNTLYASGKELTELGIKIGPSSQTGKLLALKNLDGIKFTLNQSTQTIHIIAEENALLPALLTASPTARSDMYQGSTGFNLSYDIQGSMTGNVPYGTGSFTARAFSHHSLFSSSQTVYAGLGPAGAGSVSVIRQDTTYTYSNPQTLKRYRFGDVIGGSLLWTRPIKLGGIQIATDFSMRPENLPFPVPSVAGLANGPSRINVLMNGLPIFNQQISSGPFEISRLPVMTGASELTSIITGLNGQRTTTTIPFYASPLLLKKNLSSLSAEAGFLRRYWGTLYSEYDNFAGSATYRYGISSRLTLEGHVEASQKVIETGIGTDWNCFNLGIVSMTIAGSNAGGGSGTQESIGFQRNGRHLSFGFSELISDAKFRDLARLTGSPVPKKQLNAYIGYSFQGLGSINLSYNQTSLYSMPISLSYYVPPGTFNTSNMPVPGTTITTADSGLITLQPAQKTEILSINYSLQLGKVSLYATAFNAISGGGGYGAFFGISIPLGNRSSASVNSGAGQTRPYQQIQVNQTANVPGDFGYQLNMSHGNQSIQNGTVNYKSRIGTIYGGIDHIGSTTTYRGEIQGAISYINGGFFLSNQIFDSFAVVDTSGLPNIHVYSNNRPMGQTDSNGLLLLPDLNSFTDNKISIDPGDVPLDADLASINYTVRPMDHTGVLIPFHIKTITSALIHLVTPDGMPLSLGSSVQSTPPSPIGYDGSAYLTGLKPGTNRIKILLSNGQKCYASFNYVFVPATIPTIGPIPCTQQ; this is encoded by the coding sequence ATGAAGGAGATTTCAAAGAAAAAGTATAATTTTATGTATTGGGTGAATATTATGGGTTTATTTATTTTATCATTTTTAATTTTTACGTTTTCATTTAATACAATTGCATTTTCTGCAGACATGCAACTCCTGTTGGATGTTATCATCAATGGCAACAAAATACAAAAAATTGGCGAATTCGTAGAGAAAAATAACACATTATATGCTTCCGGCAAGGAATTAACAGAACTGGGGATCAAAATTGGTCCATCTTCCCAAACCGGTAAACTGTTAGCACTTAAAAATCTGGATGGAATAAAGTTCACGCTTAATCAATCTACACAGACCATCCATATCATCGCGGAAGAAAATGCATTGCTTCCGGCCTTGCTGACAGCATCTCCTACAGCACGATCCGATATGTATCAGGGAAGCACCGGTTTTAACCTGTCTTATGATATTCAGGGATCCATGACGGGCAATGTTCCTTACGGGACCGGATCATTCACCGCGCGTGCGTTCTCGCATCACAGTCTCTTCTCATCATCTCAGACTGTTTACGCTGGCCTTGGGCCTGCGGGCGCAGGATCGGTTTCTGTCATCCGCCAGGACACCACCTATACTTATTCAAATCCACAGACGTTAAAGCGATATCGTTTTGGTGATGTTATCGGTGGCAGTTTACTTTGGACACGCCCAATAAAGCTGGGGGGCATTCAAATCGCCACGGATTTCTCCATGCGACCTGAAAATCTGCCGTTTCCTGTTCCATCGGTAGCAGGGTTGGCAAATGGCCCATCAAGGATCAACGTATTGATGAATGGGCTACCAATTTTCAATCAGCAGATTTCCAGTGGGCCTTTTGAGATTTCTCGCCTTCCGGTCATGACCGGTGCATCAGAACTAACCAGCATCATAACCGGCTTAAACGGCCAGCGGACGACGACCACGATACCTTTCTATGCAAGCCCGTTGCTGCTGAAAAAAAACCTGTCTTCGCTATCAGCCGAAGCAGGGTTTCTCAGGCGTTATTGGGGAACCTTGTATTCTGAGTATGATAATTTTGCGGGATCTGCGACCTACCGCTACGGTATTTCCTCACGCCTGACATTGGAAGGGCATGTGGAAGCATCTCAAAAAGTGATCGAGACAGGCATTGGCACTGATTGGAACTGTTTTAACCTTGGTATCGTCAGCATGACAATAGCAGGCAGCAATGCTGGCGGTGGATCAGGCACACAGGAATCAATCGGATTTCAAAGAAATGGACGGCACCTTAGTTTTGGATTCTCGGAGCTGATCAGCGATGCGAAATTCCGTGATCTGGCCCGTCTGACGGGCAGCCCAGTCCCCAAAAAACAGTTGAACGCCTATATCGGATACTCATTTCAAGGATTGGGTTCAATTAATCTTAGTTATAATCAAACCAGCCTCTACAGCATGCCGATTTCATTAAGTTATTATGTTCCACCAGGAACTTTCAATACCAGCAACATGCCCGTACCTGGTACCACGATAACAACCGCTGATAGTGGATTGATAACGTTACAACCAGCACAAAAGACCGAGATTTTGTCGATCAACTATTCTTTACAGCTCGGTAAGGTCTCCCTGTATGCAACAGCCTTCAACGCAATATCGGGCGGAGGGGGATATGGAGCTTTCTTTGGCATCAGCATTCCTCTGGGCAATCGATCATCAGCTTCGGTAAACAGTGGAGCAGGCCAAACACGACCTTATCAGCAGATCCAGGTTAACCAGACGGCCAATGTACCAGGAGATTTTGGCTACCAGTTGAATATGTCTCATGGCAACCAGAGTATCCAGAACGGCACAGTAAATTATAAATCCAGAATTGGGACAATCTACGGTGGTATAGATCATATTGGGTCCACCACAACTTATCGCGGGGAAATACAAGGTGCCATTTCTTATATAAATGGCGGATTTTTCCTTTCAAATCAAATATTTGATAGCTTTGCTGTCGTGGATACAAGTGGTCTTCCCAATATCCATGTCTACAGTAATAATCGACCGATGGGACAAACTGACAGCAACGGCCTGTTGCTGCTGCCTGACTTAAACTCCTTTACCGATAATAAAATTTCTATCGATCCCGGCGACGTGCCTCTCGACGCAGATCTAGCGAGCATCAATTATACGGTAAGGCCGATGGATCATACTGGTGTGTTGATACCATTCCACATTAAAACAATCACGTCAGCACTCATCCACCTTGTGACCCCGGATGGTATGCCTTTATCATTGGGAAGCTCCGTACAGTCTACGCCTCCCTCACCTATTGGGTATGATGGAAGTGCCTATTTGACCGGCCTGAAACCTGGGACCAACAGGATAAAAATCCTGCTTTCCAATGGCCAAAAATGCTACGCTTCCTTTAATTATGTTTTTGTACCTGCTACGATTCCTACGATTGGTCCTATCCCCTGCACACAACAGTGA
- a CDS encoding Csu type fimbrial protein: MAQCIVSVSNLNFGVYDPFSSTPANTSSNINVTSCPILFGSYSVGLNTGQNAGGSYNNRSMRYNSQRLQYQIYTSNDRSNIWGNNSQGTVMQYGYCYFFACNNSFTMYGVIPRYQNVSPGFYSDTVVVTITY, from the coding sequence ATGGCCCAATGCATAGTATCAGTCAGCAATTTGAATTTCGGAGTTTATGATCCATTCTCTTCAACCCCGGCCAATACATCATCCAATATTAATGTCACATCATGCCCTATATTATTTGGATCCTATAGCGTCGGCCTCAATACAGGTCAGAATGCAGGTGGATCATATAATAATAGGTCAATGAGATATAACTCACAAAGACTTCAATATCAAATATATACTTCAAATGACCGTTCAAATATATGGGGGAATAATAGCCAAGGAACAGTCATGCAATATGGATATTGTTATTTTTTTGCTTGCAATAATTCTTTTACCATGTATGGCGTTATTCCACGTTACCAAAATGTATCTCCAGGATTCTATTCCGATACCGTTGTTGTGACGATAACTTATTGA
- a CDS encoding fimbrial biogenesis chaperone, with amino-acid sequence MLIFNFKQTAAVFRICLTLFCLLTVSSKIYAQGISITPVSISLASGQMTSMVTLTNSGDADLSFQVRSFKWDSSPEAPYHLTPTDQLLVSPPLGTIPPHNSQIIRIVLRRAATTTENSYRILIDQIPAPGTAGIVNVAIRLSIPLFAAPPSPVSPHLQWSIERSTAGTFLIAFNTGGKHLKIYDVSLSNGKKNIKIKVEISPYILPHTAQKWKIPDNIENTGQIIILGKSNEGDFKEKV; translated from the coding sequence ATGCTGATATTTAATTTTAAACAAACAGCTGCTGTCTTTAGAATATGTCTGACTTTATTTTGTCTATTGACAGTCAGCAGTAAGATTTATGCGCAGGGAATCAGCATTACGCCTGTCAGCATATCATTAGCTTCAGGGCAAATGACCTCCATGGTGACATTAACGAATTCAGGAGATGCGGACCTGTCATTTCAAGTCCGTAGCTTTAAGTGGGATTCGTCCCCAGAAGCCCCCTATCATCTTACACCGACAGATCAACTTTTGGTCAGCCCACCACTTGGCACCATTCCACCGCATAACAGTCAGATAATACGTATTGTGTTACGCCGGGCCGCAACCACCACTGAAAACAGCTATCGGATTCTGATTGACCAAATCCCTGCCCCAGGCACAGCCGGTATAGTCAATGTCGCTATACGTCTGTCTATCCCATTGTTTGCAGCCCCACCATCACCCGTCAGCCCACATCTGCAATGGTCCATTGAACGATCCACTGCAGGAACTTTTCTCATTGCTTTTAATACAGGAGGAAAACATCTGAAAATTTATGATGTTTCCCTGTCCAATGGCAAAAAAAATATAAAAATCAAAGTAGAAATATCCCCTTACATTCTTCCGCACACAGCACAAAAATGGAAAATACCTGATAATATTGAAAATACTGGGCAAATAATTATTTTAGGAAAATCAAATGAAGGAGATTTCAAAGAAAAAGTATAA